TCGTCGAGCCGGAAATTAACCAGTAGAACGCCGGACTTTCCGATCAGCGCATATCCTTTGCGGCCAGCCAGAATACTTCGCCACTGCTGTGTTCTGTATCCAGCCACAGGAAGGGCAGGCCAGGGAATTCTGCCTCCAGGATCTCCCGGCCGGTGCCAACCTCACAGATCAGGCCGCCACCCGGCTTTAGATGGGTCGGCGACTGCCTGATGATTTTCCGGACGAGGTCCATGCCATCAGTACCGCCGGCGTGGGCCATGACGGGCTCGTGCCGGTGCTCGGGCGGGAAAGCCGCCACTACAGCGTCCCTGACGTACGGGGGATTGGTGATAATCAGGTCATATTTTTTCCTGGCAACCGGCGCAAACAAGTCTCCCCGGTGCAGATGCACGCGGCCTTCCAGCCTGTGATCGCGTACATTGACAGCAGCCACCTCCAGCGCATCAGCAGACAGATCCACTGCATCCACCTGCGCTTTTTCAAACAGGCGGGCGGCAATGATGGCCAGACAGCCGGAACCGGTGCACAGGTCCAGCACGCTGCCGACGCTGTCCGTATCCTCAATCCCGGCAAAGCTGATATCGCCGGTCAGGATCTCGCCGATGAACGATCGCGGCACGATCACCCGCTCGTCCACATAAAAGGGGATGCCCTGGAT
The sequence above is a segment of the Pseudomonadota bacterium genome. Coding sequences within it:
- the prmB gene encoding 50S ribosomal protein L3 N(5)-glutamine methyltransferase, coding for IQGIPFYVDERVIVPRSFIGEILTGDISFAGIEDTDSVGSVLDLCTGSGCLAIIAARLFEKAQVDAVDLSADALEVAAVNVRDHRLEGRVHLHRGDLFAPVARKKYDLIITNPPYVRDAVVAAFPPEHRHEPVMAHAGGTDGMDLVRKIIRQSPTHLKPGGGLICEVGTGREILEAEFPGLPFLWLDTEHSSGEVFWLAAKDMR